In one window of Crocosphaera subtropica ATCC 51142 DNA:
- the dnaN gene encoding DNA polymerase III subunit beta, with product MDISCIPTGLIKALSLANKVIPHNPTHLILLNVILKAEPEILKVEAFNGQIAMSWTVRDANINTPGEVAVNCKDFLTLLNSLKDEVAITLSSDEEYLYLKSQQGKEAKFAKGDIEEMPWIDSLTEEEIEQVSIEADDLIQAVEETKYAAATEMTKAILCGVCLNFDTDEENTVEFAATDGHRLARTRVLYEPSENTPGNKLVMPTETLTLTTYALKQMETSEEIAEMVTISFDESKIQVDFSEGFIRSRKLDGKYPDYEMLINGDDFSLDCTFKRKQLLEALKFIDTFAVGKDSLCFIDFVPEEKKCTLRSKENTTGSAEDTLEVEDINGQAQSLGFNSNYLKQCLKAMPGDTVTMEITETTGDQPGPVFVSPSEEYKTFGLVMPIQINES from the coding sequence ATGGATATATCCTGCATACCCACCGGGCTAATCAAAGCCTTAAGCCTAGCTAATAAAGTGATTCCTCATAACCCCACCCACCTAATCCTACTCAATGTCATTCTAAAAGCTGAACCCGAAATCCTCAAAGTAGAGGCATTTAATGGGCAGATAGCAATGAGTTGGACAGTGAGAGATGCTAATATCAACACCCCTGGCGAAGTGGCAGTGAATTGCAAAGATTTCCTCACCTTACTTAACAGCCTTAAAGACGAGGTAGCGATTACACTATCCTCTGACGAAGAATATCTTTACTTGAAAAGCCAACAAGGAAAGGAGGCAAAATTTGCTAAAGGGGATATCGAAGAAATGCCTTGGATTGACTCCCTGACAGAAGAAGAAATTGAACAAGTCTCCATAGAAGCTGATGATTTAATCCAAGCAGTTGAAGAAACAAAATACGCTGCAGCTACCGAGATGACCAAGGCTATTTTATGCGGTGTCTGTCTAAACTTCGATACCGACGAAGAAAACACCGTAGAATTCGCAGCGACGGATGGGCATCGATTAGCTAGGACAAGAGTATTGTACGAGCCTTCGGAGAATACCCCAGGAAATAAACTCGTCATGCCAACCGAAACACTTACCCTAACCACTTATGCGCTGAAACAGATGGAAACCAGTGAAGAAATTGCTGAAATGGTGACAATCAGCTTTGACGAAAGCAAAATCCAAGTGGATTTTTCAGAAGGGTTTATCCGAAGTCGTAAGTTAGACGGGAAGTACCCAGACTACGAAATGTTAATCAACGGTGATGATTTTAGCCTGGACTGTACCTTTAAGCGCAAGCAACTCCTTGAGGCTCTGAAGTTCATCGATACGTTCGCCGTTGGTAAAGATTCCTTATGTTTCATCGATTTCGTCCCAGAAGAGAAGAAATGCACCCTTCGCTCAAAGGAAAACACGACAGGGAGTGCCGAAGATACTTTAGAGGTCGAAGATATCAATGGGCAAGCTCAGTCTTTAGGCTTCAACTCCAACTACCTGAAACAGTGCCTCAAAGCGATGCCCGGAGATACTGTAACGATGGAAATCACGGAAACAACGGGTGATCAACCTGGTCCTGTTTTCGTATCGCCCTCCGAGGAATACAAAACCTTTGGGTTAGTCATGCCAATTCAAATTAACGAAAGCTAG
- a CDS encoding esterase/lipase family protein encodes MKILLIHGLSRTPLSLANLEWYLQQKGAKTEQFAYLAFAETFEKIVERLREHLQTLGQQGSYGVVAHSLGGLLMRAALGITSLERPQHIVMLGTPNQPPRLASYAWRVPPFQWWTGQCGFNLTNHDFFASLPKLDSPYTIVAGTGGPRGFWNPFGNELNDGIVAVSETLLSDFDNVIQLPVWHTFMMNDPTVQQTVAQALCLGEAGVKV; translated from the coding sequence ATGAAAATATTACTGATTCATGGTCTTAGTCGAACTCCCTTATCCCTAGCGAACCTGGAGTGGTACTTACAACAAAAAGGAGCGAAAACTGAACAGTTTGCTTATCTTGCCTTTGCAGAAACATTTGAAAAAATTGTTGAACGTTTGAGGGAGCATCTTCAAACCTTAGGCCAGCAAGGATCTTATGGAGTGGTAGCGCACTCCCTTGGCGGATTATTAATGCGTGCAGCCTTGGGAATAACTTCCTTGGAGCGGCCACAACACATCGTCATGTTAGGGACACCTAATCAACCCCCTCGTCTAGCGAGCTATGCTTGGCGAGTACCTCCCTTTCAATGGTGGACGGGACAATGTGGATTTAACCTCACCAATCATGACTTTTTTGCCTCCCTGCCGAAACTTGACTCTCCTTACACCATTGTGGCAGGAACAGGCGGACCGAGAGGATTTTGGAATCCTTTTGGAAACGAACTTAACGACGGTATTGTGGCTGTGAGTGAAACCTTATTATCTGATTTTGATAACGTTATTCAATTACCGGTCTGGCATACCTTTATGATGAATGATCCCACGGTTCAACAGACAGTAGCACAAGCTTTATGTTTAGGAGAGGCAGGGGTTAAAGTTTGA
- a CDS encoding ribonucleotide reductase N-terminal alpha domain-containing protein, protein MSPSVIKRDGSVANLDLNEIRDAIAYAVEGYPLNSLELESRVNLQLNQPRTTKFIQETLVNTAVQLATPKDPEWLNVAGRLHIWNWSHEVIAKRGYGYGHYDVFADENLFSKYTNRLKVYSQADLQEAVTWIEPELDKVFDHAGATLLTQRYLSEDELIQEVFLVTALVLAIPERMDERLSYARDFYMAIANRKISLATPILANLRFEGGSGTSCFILSVEDSIDSIFDNVKNTARISQEGGGVGVNLSRIRAVGSWVRNKPNVSGGLMSWIRILNDTAIAVNQGG, encoded by the coding sequence ATGTCACCATCTGTAATCAAACGAGATGGCTCAGTTGCCAACCTCGATTTAAACGAGATCCGAGACGCGATCGCCTATGCCGTCGAAGGCTACCCCTTGAATTCTCTGGAATTAGAATCAAGAGTTAATCTCCAACTTAATCAGCCTCGGACAACTAAGTTTATCCAAGAAACCTTAGTCAATACGGCTGTGCAATTAGCCACGCCGAAAGACCCGGAATGGCTCAACGTCGCAGGACGTCTCCATATCTGGAATTGGTCGCATGAAGTCATTGCCAAGCGAGGATACGGTTATGGCCACTATGATGTTTTTGCTGATGAAAACTTGTTCTCTAAGTACACGAATCGACTGAAAGTATATAGCCAAGCTGACTTACAAGAAGCAGTGACCTGGATTGAACCCGAGTTGGACAAAGTATTTGACCATGCAGGAGCAACTCTCCTGACACAACGCTATTTAAGTGAAGATGAACTAATTCAAGAGGTCTTCTTAGTGACCGCTTTGGTATTAGCGATTCCAGAGCGAATGGACGAGCGATTGTCTTATGCCAGAGATTTCTACATGGCGATCGCTAATAGAAAGATTTCTTTAGCCACACCTATCTTAGCCAATCTTCGCTTTGAGGGTGGTTCTGGAACCAGTTGCTTTATCTTGTCAGTAGAGGACTCCATTGACTCTATCTTTGACAATGTAAAGAACACGGCACGGATTTCCCAGGAAGGCGGTGGCGTTGGGGTCAACCTCAGTCGAATCCGAGCAGTAGGCAGTTGGGTTCGCAATAAACCGAATGTCAGTGGCGGGCTGATGTCGTGGATTCGGATTTTGAATGATACGGCGATCGCAGTCAATCAAGGAGGTTGA
- a CDS encoding helix-turn-helix domain-containing protein: protein MANRQSLQLFSPTPEEIKSASDAIESLSKISDEPPHSLTFTLTDPKNPGVEITLPSSVFQFIVEVLGLISHGETVSLIPQEAEIGTQEAANILSVSRPYLNQLLDQEVIPSRKVGVYRRVKVQDVLAYKEKEFQRRESILDELTEQTQDMKLGF, encoded by the coding sequence ATGGCCAATCGTCAATCATTACAGCTTTTTAGCCCAACACCTGAAGAAATAAAGTCTGCTTCAGACGCTATTGAAAGTCTGTCTAAAATCAGCGACGAACCTCCGCATTCTCTTACTTTTACGCTTACTGACCCAAAAAACCCTGGTGTGGAAATAACCTTACCTAGTTCGGTATTTCAATTCATTGTTGAGGTACTTGGACTTATTAGTCACGGAGAGACAGTAAGCCTGATTCCACAGGAAGCAGAGATAGGAACCCAAGAGGCAGCTAATATTCTAAGTGTCTCTAGACCTTACCTAAACCAGCTTTTAGACCAAGAAGTAATTCCTTCTAGGAAAGTTGGTGTCTATCGTCGTGTCAAGGTGCAAGACGTCCTAGCCTATAAAGAAAAGGAATTCCAACGCCGGGAGTCAATTTTAGATGAGCTTACAGAACAGACTCAGGATATGAAACTTGGTTTCTAG
- a CDS encoding zinc-dependent alcohol dehydrogenase family protein, whose amino-acid sequence MEVKQMMRAMVLEAAKEKLRLELRPIPQPDDKQLLLKIQACGVCRTDLHIVDGELTQAKFPLILGHEIVGTVEAVGKGVKRFSLGERVGVPWLGGTCQHCRYCRTQQENLCEQARFTGYHLDGGYAEYTVANEQFCFAIPKRYSDLEVAPLLCAGLIGYRSYRLVGDGEKIGFYGFGAASHILLQVARHQGRQVYAFTRPGDDLGQDFARSLGAVWAGGSEQSPPDSLDGAIIFAPVGALVPVALKAVVPGGVVVCAGIHMSDIPSFPYQILWQERVLRSVANLTRQDGEDFFALARQIPIQTQVSSFPLTQANVALDCLRQGKIKGAAVLVP is encoded by the coding sequence ATGGAGGTCAAACAGATGATGCGAGCGATGGTTTTGGAAGCAGCTAAAGAGAAACTACGTCTTGAATTACGTCCTATTCCTCAACCAGACGACAAACAACTGTTGCTCAAAATACAAGCTTGTGGGGTCTGTCGTACGGATTTACATATTGTCGATGGAGAATTAACTCAGGCTAAATTTCCCTTAATTTTAGGACATGAAATTGTGGGAACCGTCGAAGCCGTGGGAAAAGGGGTGAAGAGATTTTCTCTGGGGGAACGAGTAGGAGTCCCTTGGTTGGGAGGCACTTGTCAACATTGTCGTTACTGTCGGACTCAGCAGGAAAATCTTTGTGAGCAAGCCAGATTTACTGGGTATCACTTAGATGGAGGCTACGCAGAATACACTGTGGCCAATGAACAGTTTTGTTTTGCGATTCCCAAACGTTATTCTGACTTAGAAGTCGCTCCCCTACTGTGTGCTGGATTAATTGGTTATCGTTCCTATCGTTTAGTCGGAGATGGCGAAAAAATCGGCTTTTACGGGTTCGGTGCGGCATCTCATATTCTCCTTCAAGTGGCCCGTCATCAAGGACGACAAGTGTATGCTTTTACTCGTCCTGGGGATGATCTTGGGCAAGACTTTGCCCGCTCCCTTGGAGCAGTGTGGGCTGGGGGGTCAGAGCAATCCCCTCCAGACAGTCTTGATGGAGCGATTATTTTTGCCCCTGTTGGAGCATTAGTTCCTGTGGCTTTAAAAGCTGTTGTCCCTGGGGGTGTGGTCGTTTGTGCTGGCATCCACATGAGTGATATTCCTTCGTTTCCTTACCAAATTTTGTGGCAAGAACGGGTTCTACGCTCTGTTGCTAATTTGACTCGCCAAGATGGAGAAGATTTTTTCGCTTTAGCCAGACAAATTCCCATCCAAACCCAGGTGTCTTCTTTTCCTCTCACACAAGCAAATGTTGCCTTAGACTGCTTACGACAAGGAAAGATAAAAGGAGCAGCGGTCTTAGTCCCATGA
- a CDS encoding AAA family ATPase, which produces MIIGLVNQKGGCGKSTTAAHFAYWLSISGSVILIDADSQQSSSTWISRLESVKIPTQAILDPEQLFETIDTISDKYDSIVVDGPAGLSEVTKSILDVVDLALVPCQPSGLDLSSSSKILQLLRHRQKVRRGLPKTGLFLSRAVKGTLLLKEATQALGVDPRFPLLKSIIYQRQCIADAPIQQKTVFGLSSSAAKSASTDYQNLFQEALKILD; this is translated from the coding sequence ATGATTATTGGATTAGTCAACCAAAAAGGAGGGTGTGGCAAAAGCACCACAGCAGCACATTTTGCCTATTGGCTTTCCATTTCTGGGTCTGTTATTTTAATTGATGCTGATTCTCAACAATCAAGTTCAACTTGGATATCTCGATTAGAATCAGTGAAAATTCCTACTCAAGCGATTTTAGACCCTGAGCAATTATTTGAGACCATTGATACAATTTCAGATAAATATGATTCTATTGTTGTTGATGGTCCAGCCGGATTAAGTGAAGTTACAAAATCGATTTTAGATGTCGTTGATCTCGCTTTAGTGCCATGTCAACCATCGGGGCTAGACCTTAGTAGTAGTAGTAAAATTCTTCAATTACTACGTCATCGACAAAAAGTTAGAAGAGGATTACCTAAAACTGGATTATTTCTGAGTCGAGCCGTCAAGGGAACTTTATTACTCAAAGAAGCTACACAAGCATTAGGGGTTGATCCTCGATTTCCTTTACTCAAATCTATTATTTATCAAAGACAATGTATTGCCGATGCTCCTATTCAACAAAAGACTGTTTTTGGATTAAGTAGCTCAGCCGCTAAATCAGCAAGTACCGATTATCAAAATCTATTCCAGGAGGCTTTGAAAATCCTTGACTAA
- a CDS encoding lysophospholipid acyltransferase family protein — translation MKFKQSLDLMSSIIVFLNLYLKASKAPPHTLTGLSLEERNPQIIEQLMPFFGWIYQHYFRVQTDGWEYIPKNGKVLLIGSHNGGLAAPDTVMMTYDWFRQFGTERLAYALMDRRIWQFLPGLARLATQVGTLQPTPRLARTALRRGAALLIYPGGAKDVFRPYHLRHCINFQGHRGFIQLALQEDVTIIPFISYGAHSTLIVLEDIYPQLQQLHRWGMPWLGGIDPGVFPIYLGWPWGVAIGPLPNIPFPLKLHTRVCPPIIFERYGQSASHDREYVHQCYRQVVDTMQKELDQLVIEEERACLKL, via the coding sequence ATGAAATTTAAACAATCACTGGATCTAATGTCGTCGATCATTGTTTTTCTGAATTTATATCTCAAAGCGTCCAAAGCTCCCCCTCATACCCTGACAGGACTTTCTTTGGAGGAACGAAATCCTCAGATTATTGAACAATTAATGCCATTTTTTGGCTGGATTTATCAACATTATTTTCGTGTGCAAACCGATGGCTGGGAATACATTCCCAAAAACGGAAAAGTTCTCTTAATTGGTTCTCACAATGGGGGATTGGCCGCACCGGATACCGTGATGATGACCTATGATTGGTTTCGACAATTTGGCACAGAACGACTGGCTTATGCTCTGATGGATCGTCGAATTTGGCAATTTCTCCCTGGATTGGCACGGTTGGCGACTCAAGTGGGGACGCTCCAACCAACTCCCAGACTCGCCAGAACAGCACTACGTCGAGGGGCAGCCCTTTTAATCTATCCCGGTGGGGCTAAAGATGTCTTTCGACCTTATCACTTACGACATTGCATTAATTTTCAAGGACATCGAGGGTTTATTCAACTAGCCCTCCAAGAAGACGTGACCATTATCCCCTTTATTTCTTATGGCGCTCATTCGACATTAATTGTGCTGGAGGATATTTACCCCCAATTGCAACAACTGCACCGTTGGGGAATGCCTTGGTTGGGAGGAATCGATCCGGGGGTTTTTCCTATTTACTTGGGTTGGCCTTGGGGAGTGGCTATCGGTCCATTGCCCAATATTCCGTTTCCCCTGAAATTACATACTCGCGTCTGTCCACCGATTATCTTTGAGCGATACGGCCAGTCAGCTTCCCATGATCGAGAGTACGTTCACCAATGCTACCGTCAAGTGGTTGATACGATGCAAAAGGAACTAGACCAATTAGTGATTGAAGAAGAAAGAGCTTGTCTCAAACTTTAA
- a CDS encoding ParB/RepB/Spo0J family partition protein, which yields MTKTQHRRSVSDYLSTLPTEPETDLPIELISLETSQPRRYFDPEKLEQLADSIRKFGIIEPLLVRQKGSSYFLVAGERRYRAAKMAELKTVPVVVRELSDEEALAVALVENLVREDLNPVEETEGILCLLALELQISVEEVKSLLYRLDNEQKGKATNNVIGSEKQAQIKSVFEGLGQSWQSFVNNRLPLLKLPNRILEEIRKGTIAYTKAKAISTLKNEDQQKILLDEAIAQGLSLTEIKQRIKTLKEQQHNNNDDDEENLFKQQVNKTNLLLKKAKPLKNTRQQKKLLRLLSEIETLLTNTEISKEKELEK from the coding sequence TTGACTAAGACACAACATAGACGGTCAGTGAGTGACTATTTATCTACATTACCAACTGAGCCTGAAACTGATTTACCCATTGAATTAATTTCTCTTGAAACCTCACAACCAAGACGTTATTTTGACCCAGAGAAGTTAGAACAACTAGCCGACTCTATCAGAAAATTTGGCATTATTGAACCCCTATTAGTCAGACAAAAAGGGTCTAGTTATTTCTTAGTTGCAGGAGAACGTCGCTACCGTGCAGCGAAAATGGCTGAACTGAAAACGGTACCCGTTGTTGTGAGAGAGTTATCTGATGAAGAAGCCTTGGCTGTAGCTCTGGTAGAGAACTTAGTTCGAGAAGACCTGAATCCTGTTGAGGAAACAGAGGGAATTCTTTGTTTACTGGCATTAGAGTTACAAATAAGTGTAGAAGAAGTCAAATCTTTATTGTATCGATTGGACAATGAGCAAAAGGGAAAAGCTACCAATAACGTTATTGGTAGCGAAAAACAAGCTCAGATTAAAAGCGTCTTTGAAGGCTTAGGACAAAGCTGGCAATCTTTTGTTAATAACCGGCTACCCTTGTTAAAATTACCGAATCGTATCCTCGAAGAAATTAGAAAAGGAACTATTGCTTACACCAAAGCTAAAGCCATTAGTACCCTAAAAAACGAAGACCAGCAAAAAATATTGTTAGATGAGGCTATTGCCCAGGGTCTTTCTTTGACTGAGATTAAGCAGAGGATTAAGACGTTAAAAGAACAGCAACATAATAATAATGATGATGATGAAGAAAACTTGTTTAAACAACAGGTAAATAAAACGAATCTGTTGTTGAAAAAAGCTAAGCCTTTAAAAAATACTCGTCAACAAAAAAAATTGTTGAGGTTGCTCTCAGAAATTGAAACATTATTAACTAACACCGAAATATCTAAAGAGAAGGAGCTTGAAAAATGA
- a CDS encoding ribonucleotide-diphosphate reductase subunit beta: MTFTEIKPSPIFNPTGKDNKEKRHLWGGDTTNVINLNETRYGWARTIYQTMREGYWIPQRTDLSQDKLDYVNLIPGERRALKGILSYLNFLDSVQVANIPELSRYITAPEARMCLAEQTSQEAMHGETYQYITESIIPENEQHEVYDFWKKDLLLNERCEFIASYYQTLADNPCGETYFMALIGDYLLEGLLFYQGFLFFYNLASSQRLAGCAKLIKQINMDELTHVSLYQKLITEAKTKFSYSEDEITELFVNTVEKEIEWTNHIFDGQILGVSEASTEAYTKYLANLRLKAIGISAIYPEVENPYAHLDWADFKGIGKSKAAFFETEVTGYAQPTAVKGWEKLRV; the protein is encoded by the coding sequence ATGACCTTCACCGAAATAAAACCTAGTCCAATCTTCAACCCTACCGGAAAGGACAACAAAGAAAAGAGACACCTCTGGGGCGGTGATACCACCAACGTTATCAACTTAAACGAAACCCGATACGGATGGGCACGAACAATTTACCAAACCATGAGGGAGGGGTACTGGATACCCCAGCGAACCGACCTGTCTCAAGACAAGCTTGACTACGTCAACCTGATTCCAGGTGAACGTAGAGCGTTGAAGGGCATCCTGAGTTATCTCAACTTCCTAGACTCGGTACAAGTCGCCAATATTCCCGAACTTAGTCGGTATATCACAGCGCCAGAAGCCAGGATGTGCCTTGCCGAGCAAACATCGCAAGAAGCGATGCACGGGGAGACTTATCAGTACATTACTGAGAGCATAATCCCAGAGAATGAACAACACGAAGTCTATGACTTCTGGAAAAAGGATCTTCTACTTAATGAACGCTGCGAGTTCATCGCAAGTTACTATCAAACACTTGCTGATAACCCTTGTGGCGAAACTTACTTCATGGCCCTAATTGGAGACTATCTCTTAGAAGGATTGCTATTTTATCAGGGGTTCTTGTTCTTCTACAACCTCGCCTCTAGCCAGAGGCTTGCGGGCTGTGCCAAGCTCATCAAACAAATCAACATGGATGAATTGACCCATGTGAGTCTGTACCAAAAGCTTATCACAGAAGCTAAGACCAAGTTCTCTTACTCTGAGGATGAAATCACAGAGTTGTTCGTCAACACGGTTGAGAAGGAAATCGAGTGGACGAACCACATCTTTGATGGGCAAATCTTAGGTGTTAGCGAAGCGAGTACCGAAGCTTATACCAAGTACCTAGCCAACTTACGCCTGAAGGCAATCGGCATTTCTGCCATTTACCCCGAAGTAGAGAATCCTTATGCTCATTTAGACTGGGCTGACTTCAAAGGAATCGGGAAATCAAAGGCTGCTTTCTTTGAAACAGAGGTCACAGGTTACGCCCAACCTACTGCCGTAAAAGGATGGGAGAAACTCAGAGTCTGA
- a CDS encoding PIN domain-containing protein, which translates to MLYSAALRDFLLRIASQKVFSPRWTLEIHDEWVRSLLRDRAELSKNRILRTRDLMFRAMPDALVTGHEWLIPNLTLPDPNDRHVLAAAIQSRSDFLVTFNLSDFPKSLLTPYGIDPVDPDTFILELLSQNEDGVLEALIRLQLSLKNPPRTLKEVILHLETCGLPRTSSALRSRIL; encoded by the coding sequence GTGCTTTATTCTGCTGCACTACGGGATTTTCTTCTTCGTATTGCGTCTCAGAAAGTCTTTTCTCCTCGATGGACTCTTGAAATCCACGATGAATGGGTACGCTCTCTTCTTCGTGATAGAGCGGAGCTTTCCAAAAATCGCATACTTCGAACAAGAGACCTCATGTTCCGTGCAATGCCCGACGCTCTCGTTACTGGACATGAGTGGCTTATTCCCAATCTTACCCTCCCTGATCCAAATGACAGGCACGTACTCGCAGCAGCAATCCAGTCAAGAAGTGACTTTTTAGTGACTTTCAATCTTTCCGATTTTCCAAAATCTTTGCTAACTCCTTATGGAATAGACCCCGTTGACCCAGATACCTTTATTTTAGAACTACTATCTCAAAACGAAGACGGTGTATTGGAGGCTTTAATCAGGCTTCAATTGAGCTTAAAGAACCCTCCTAGAACACTCAAGGAAGTAATTTTACACCTTGAAACTTGTGGACTCCCCAGAACGTCAAGCGCTTTGCGATCTCGAATACTTTGA
- a CDS encoding MTH1187 family thiamine-binding protein — MKVVADICVIPMGVGVSVSEYVAVCQTIFTEANLNPQLHGYGTNVEGEWDEVMAALKRCHEKIHAMGSPRISTSIRLGTRTDREQTIADKLDSVNSNLTGI, encoded by the coding sequence ATGAAAGTCGTTGCTGATATTTGCGTTATTCCGATGGGGGTTGGAGTTTCTGTTTCTGAGTATGTGGCTGTATGTCAAACCATTTTTACAGAAGCCAATCTCAATCCACAACTTCATGGATATGGCACTAATGTTGAAGGGGAATGGGATGAGGTGATGGCTGCCCTTAAACGTTGCCATGAAAAAATCCACGCTATGGGCAGTCCGAGAATTAGCACCTCGATTCGTCTAGGAACTCGTACTGATAGAGAACAAACCATCGCTGATAAGCTTGATAGTGTTAATTCTAACCTAACTGGAATTTAG
- a CDS encoding ribonucleoside-diphosphate reductase subunit alpha, whose protein sequence is MKRRAGAVTVAADIWHLDIPEFLEMRSEAGDQRRKAYDVFPQVVVTDNFMRRVEQGAAWTLVDPYEVKQVLGIDLHNLWGTEFDAAYEQIEEAVGLGELTLTQTVNARNLFIDILETQVETGLPYIAFKDAINRANPNKHIGIIPSVNLCCESFSVVVPGKLAHSCNLASVNLAQVEDDELAEICQLVVRLLDNTIDVTTAPIGEARNHNRNLRTIGVGVLGLADYLAKRGLRYQDKREIRELFKEFSYQCLMGSVLLAKERGSYPAINSSEYGMLEILGKSRSQRPEWKALYDLFDFYGIRNSHVMAIAPNTSSSLIQGCTASVLPPYALFNAESLGKGDVMKAVPFLREYGDNYQENQRLEQRIVVDAIAEMQNWVDTGISMELVFNLNPDVYALNKTVYASDIYDTALRAWRRGLKAIYYIRTVKEDRLSEVDGCGDSCTL, encoded by the coding sequence ATCAAGAGAAGAGCCGGCGCCGTAACCGTTGCCGCCGATATTTGGCACTTAGACATCCCTGAGTTCTTAGAAATGCGCTCCGAAGCGGGCGACCAACGCCGCAAAGCTTACGATGTGTTCCCTCAAGTGGTGGTAACAGACAACTTCATGCGGCGAGTAGAACAGGGAGCCGCTTGGACTTTAGTTGACCCCTACGAAGTAAAACAAGTTCTCGGAATCGACTTGCATAATCTCTGGGGAACCGAATTCGATGCTGCCTATGAGCAAATCGAAGAAGCGGTCGGTCTAGGTGAACTTACCCTAACCCAAACAGTAAATGCTCGGAACCTGTTCATTGATATTCTAGAAACCCAGGTGGAAACAGGCTTACCTTACATTGCATTTAAGGATGCAATCAACCGAGCCAATCCAAATAAACACATTGGGATTATTCCCTCTGTCAATCTCTGCTGCGAGAGTTTCTCCGTAGTCGTTCCTGGAAAACTTGCCCATAGTTGTAACTTAGCCTCGGTGAACCTTGCCCAAGTTGAAGATGATGAATTGGCAGAGATTTGTCAGTTAGTCGTGCGGTTGTTAGACAATACCATCGATGTGACGACCGCGCCAATTGGAGAAGCAAGGAATCACAACCGGAATTTACGGACCATTGGAGTAGGGGTCTTAGGCTTAGCCGATTACTTAGCCAAGCGAGGACTCCGATATCAAGACAAGCGAGAAATCCGCGAACTATTCAAAGAGTTCTCCTATCAGTGCTTGATGGGGTCTGTTCTTCTCGCTAAAGAGCGAGGAAGTTACCCGGCTATCAATTCCAGTGAGTACGGGATGTTAGAAATTCTCGGTAAATCACGAAGCCAACGTCCTGAATGGAAAGCTTTGTATGACTTATTTGATTTCTACGGGATTCGTAACAGTCATGTCATGGCGATCGCACCGAATACGTCTTCTTCTCTCATCCAAGGATGTACTGCGTCGGTACTACCGCCTTACGCATTATTTAATGCAGAAAGCTTGGGTAAAGGCGACGTCATGAAAGCTGTGCCTTTCCTCCGAGAGTACGGGGATAACTACCAGGAGAATCAACGGTTAGAGCAGCGCATTGTCGTTGATGCGATCGCTGAGATGCAGAACTGGGTCGATACCGGAATCAGCATGGAATTGGTATTTAACCTAAATCCTGATGTTTATGCACTGAATAAAACTGTATATGCTTCTGATATCTATGATACTGCATTGAGAGCTTGGAGACGAGGGCTTAAAGCGATTTACTACATTAGGACGGTCAAGGAAGATCGTCTAAGCGAAGTCGATGGTTGTGGCGACAGTTGCACTTTGTAA